The Trueperaceae bacterium genome includes a window with the following:
- a CDS encoding ABC transporter permease: MIAFLLRRTGFLALTVLLASMLVFAVTNLLPGDPARILLGREAGPAALAQVRSDLGLDRSVPVRYATWLAGAARGDWGTSFATGEPIGPLLGERLGNSLRLAGVTLAFAVPLAIGLGVLAAVQAGRWPDAVVSLSSLAVVGLPEFVTGIVLIQVFAFGLGWFPANASIPPDTPFLEALPSLVLPAATATLVMLAYVARLTRASVLEELRRPYLRTALLKGVPRRTVLRRHALRNALLPTITVVAISVGWLISGLIVVENVFNYPGLGRLLTFAIDRRDLPLLQAVTLVAVVVFALANLVADVLYAWLDPRIRLA, encoded by the coding sequence GTGATCGCCTTCCTGCTCCGCCGCACCGGCTTCCTGGCCCTGACGGTCCTGCTGGCCTCGATGCTGGTGTTCGCCGTCACGAACCTCCTGCCCGGGGACCCCGCCCGCATCCTGCTCGGGCGCGAGGCGGGCCCCGCCGCCCTCGCGCAGGTCCGCAGCGACCTCGGCCTCGACCGGAGCGTCCCGGTGCGCTACGCCACCTGGTTGGCCGGAGCGGCGCGCGGCGATTGGGGCACCAGCTTCGCGACCGGCGAGCCGATCGGGCCGCTCCTCGGCGAGCGGCTCGGCAACAGCTTGCGCCTGGCCGGCGTCACCCTCGCGTTCGCCGTCCCGCTCGCGATCGGCCTCGGGGTCCTCGCCGCCGTCCAGGCCGGCCGCTGGCCCGACGCCGTCGTCAGCCTCTCCAGCCTCGCCGTCGTCGGCCTCCCCGAGTTCGTGACCGGCATCGTCCTCATCCAGGTGTTCGCGTTCGGGCTGGGGTGGTTCCCCGCCAACGCCTCGATCCCGCCCGACACGCCGTTCCTCGAGGCCCTGCCGTCGCTGGTGCTGCCCGCCGCCACCGCGACGCTCGTGATGCTCGCCTACGTCGCTCGCCTCACCCGCGCCAGCGTCCTCGAGGAGCTGCGCCGCCCCTACCTCCGCACCGCGCTTCTCAAGGGCGTCCCCCGCCGCACGGTGCTGCGCCGGCACGCCCTGCGCAACGCCCTGTTGCCCACCATCACCGTCGTCGCGATCAGCGTCGGGTGGTTGATCAGCGGGTTGATCGTCGTCGAGAACGTCTTCAACTACCCCGGCCTCGGACGGCTCCTGACGTTCGCCATCGACCGCCGCGACCTGCCCCTCCTGCAGGCCGTAACGCTGGTCGCCGTCGTCGTGTTCGCCCTCGCGAACCTCGTCGCCGACGTGCTCTACGCCTGGCTGGACCCGCGCATCCGGCTCGCCTGA